One segment of Panicum virgatum strain AP13 chromosome 3K, P.virgatum_v5, whole genome shotgun sequence DNA contains the following:
- the LOC120699327 gene encoding uncharacterized protein LOC120699327 — MMPDFEFIAELYTAVEEDGQPPKFTRVLDDLKRSLWPGSKHTRFSFLVRLLRIKTRYQISNTTFNTLLKLLSSAFPQSQLPESYDEAKKYLHELGLRYDTIHVCKNNCVLFRKRYAKMDVCPKCKESRWEDKDGKRVPHKVLRHFPLIPRLKRMFGSSKTAKDTQWHKKNWTPVDNELSHPSDGKAWKYFDSKFPAFARDARNLRLAVATDGFNPFGNFSMTYSMWPVLVTPLNLPPWECVNPSNCFMSLLIPGPKSPGKDFDLFLEPLIEERLELWSGVSTYDAASGTKFNLHAAVLWCIHDFLALSTMSGRTTKGYYACTHCDENPLSQALRNNVPMCFVMKIL, encoded by the coding sequence ATGATGCCAGATTTTGAGTTTATAGCAGAATTGTACACAGCAGTAGAGGAGGATGGGCAACCGCCAAAGTTTACTAGAGTGCTTGATGATTTGAAGCGGTCACTTTGGCCAGGATCTAAGCACACAAGATTCTCATTTCTCGTGAGATTGCTCCGTATCAAGACTCGATATCAAATCAGCAATACAACATTTAATACATTATTGAAGCTGCTTTCCTCAGCATTCCCTCAGAGCCAATTGCCTGAATCATATGATGAGGCAAAGAAATATCTTCATGAATTGGGCCTTAGATATGACACGATCCATGTATGCAAGAATAATTGTGTGCTATTCCGGAAGCGCTATGCTAAAATGGATGTGTGCCCAAAATGCAAAGAATCTAGATGGGAGGACAAGGATGGCAAGCGTGTTCCTCATAAGGTTTTGAGGCATTTTCCACTTATACCAAGGTTAAAGAGGATGTTTGGGTCTAGCAAAACGGCCAAGGACACCCAATGGCACAAGAAAAACTGGACACCAGTTGATAATGAACTGAGCCATCCATCGGATGGGAAGGCATGGAAATACTTTGACTCCAAGTTTCCAGCATTTGCAAGGGATGCAAGGAATTTGAGACTTGCTGTGGCTACAGATGGATTCAATCCATTTGGCAACTTTAGCATGACATATAGCATGTGGCCTGTCCTTGTGACACCCTTAAACCTACCACCATGGGAATGTGTGAACCCTTCAAACTGCTTCATGTCATTGCTGATCCCAGGTCCAAAATCTCCTGGAAAGGATTTCGATTTGTTCTTGGAGCCTCTAATAGAAGAACGGCTTGAATTGTGGAGTGGTGTTAGTACATATGATGCAGCCAGTGGTACAAAGTTCAATCTTCATGCGGCTGTGCTTTGGTGCATACACGACTTTCTAGCTCTGAGCACCATGTCAGGGCGAACTACAAAAGGTTATTATGCATGTACTCATTGCGATGAAAATCCATTGTCACAGGCACTAAGGAATAATGTTCCTATGTGTTTTGTGATGAAAATTTTATAA